A region of Asterias amurensis chromosome 22, ASM3211899v1 DNA encodes the following proteins:
- the LOC139953514 gene encoding small ribosomal subunit protein uS15 codes for MGRMHAPGKGISSSALPYRRSVPTWLKLSSDDVKEQIYKLSKKGLSPSQIGVILRDSHGVAQVRFVTGNKILRILKAKGLAPNLPEDLYCLIKKAVAVRKHLERNRKDRDSKFRLILIESRIHRLARYYKTKRVLAPTWKYESATASALVA; via the exons CAAGGGTATCTCCTCTTCGGCCTTACCTTACCGTCGAAGTGTACCAACA tggttGAAGCTATCATCAGATGATGTCAAAGAACAGATTTACAAGCTGTCAAAGAAGGGTCTCTCCCCGTCACAGATCG GTGTGATCTTGCGTGACTCCCATGGTGTTGCCCAAGTCCGTTTCGTCACCGGCAACAAGATCTTGAGGATCCTGAAGGCTAAAGGTCTGGCACCCAACCTCCCCGAGGATCTCTACTGTCTTATCAAGAAGGCTGTGGCTGTCCGCAAACATCTGGAGAGAAATCGCAAG GATAGAGACTCCAAGTTCCGCCTGATTCTCATCGAGAGCAGAATCCACAGACTGGCACGATACTACAAGACCAAGAGAGTCCTAGCTCCAACCTGGAAATA TGAGTCAGCCACCGCCTCTGCCCTGGTAGCGTAG